The Sorangiineae bacterium MSr11954 DNA segment CACCCCGATTTGCGACACGTGCACGTGCGCGTCCAGAAAGCCCGGTACCGCAAAGCGGTTCGAACCCTCGAGCACCGTCGCGCCCTCGGGGATGGCAAGCTCGTTCGAGGGGCCGACATCGGCGATTCGCGCACCGTCGATGACGATGGTCATATTCGGGCGAGCCCCGCTGGTCGGGTCGATCAATGTCACGTGCGTGATCGCGAGCGCGTGCCGCGCGGCTGCCTTGGCGACCGCGGGCGCCGCCGGGGCCGCAGCCTCATGGCACGCCGGGGCGGCACCGAGCATCATCACGATGGGGAGCAAAAGACCTTGGAGCGTTGCGTCGTAAAATCGGGTCGGCATGGGATGCGTTCGTTCGCCGGGTCCGAGCTGGACGGATCCGCACATTGTACATGGGCGCCGCGATGGTTCTTCGTTCTCTCTCCTGGCGACCCTCGCGTCCCGTCGATTTCCCTCGAGAACCGTTCCGCCTTCCGTCGCATCAATCCGCCGGAAAGGTGAGCTCGAATGTCGTCCCGAGCTCATTGTGCACGGAGACGGTCCCCTCCAGCTGTTCGGCGAGCGTGGATACGAGCTGCAGCCCGAGCGAGCCCGTTCTTCGAAAATCGGTATCGGCGGGCAAACCGATCCCGTCGTCCCTCACCGAGAGCCGGAGGAAGCCACCCCCCAGCCGCGAAAGCGTCACCCGAATGGTCCCGCAACGTCCGTCCGGAAACGCATGCTTGAGCGCGTTCGTCATCAGCTCGTTCAGGACCAGCCCGCACGGGATCGCCCGATCCACCGCGATCGTCAGATCCTCGACGGCGAGCTCCAACGAGATATTGGCCGGCGCGATACCGGCCGCGTGGAGCACATTGCCCGCGAGGCTCTTGGCGTACTCCGAGAATGGCACGCGCGCATAATCTTGGAATTGGTAGAGCTTCTCATGGATCAGGGCGATGGCCTGCACGCGCGTCTGGCACTCTTCGAGCGCGCTGCGGCTCGCGCGTTCTTCGAGCTTTCGTAATTGAATGTTGATGAGGCTCGATATGACCTGGAGGTTGTTCTTGACGCGATGGTGCACCTCCTGGAGGAGGATCTCCCGCTCTTTGAGCATGGCCGACAACTCGGCGGTGCGGGCGCGCACCCGCTCCTCCAGCTGGGTGTTGAGCACGCGGAGCTGCTCGAGGAGCCCCTCTTTTTCCCGCTGGGAGCGCTTGTACTCCGTGTGATCCAAGATGAAGACGATGCACTCGTCGCGGCTCCCCTCGAGCATCGCCACGCCAAAACGATCGGGATCCGCGTCCCGTCCTTTCGAAGGTATTCCTTCTCCCACGGCCGCGCGATCCCCGTCGCCCGGAGCTGCCCGATCGCGCGTTCGTCCAAGCTCCGCCATTCGGAGGGTGTCATGTCCGACCATCGGACCTTGCCTTCGTGAACCTCCTCGCGCGTGTACCCCACCATGTTCAAGAGCGCGCTGTTGGCCTCCAAGATGTTTCCATGCAAGTCCGCCGTCATCACCCCGATGATGCCGGCCTGCTCCAGGCTGCGAAAGCGGCTCTCGCTGCGGCGTAGCGCGCCTTCGATCCGCTCGCGTTCGAGGATTTGTTTGCCCAGATCCTCGTTGGTGCGCGAGAGCTCGGCGGTTCGCTCCCGAACGCGGCTCTCGAGCACTTCGTGCGCTTTTCGCAGCTCCTCGTTCGCCCGCGAGAGCTGCTCGGGCGTCGGAATGGTCAGCGCTTTGGGGACGAGCCTCACGAGGAGAATGGCCGTGGGCACCGAGGCGGCCGCCGTAACCGCTTTGACGATGCCGGACAACCGATATACGGGGGTCCACAGCGTCCATATTTCCATGTAGTGGGTCGCCCCGCACGCGACGATGAACA contains these protein-coding regions:
- a CDS encoding ATP-binding protein, producing the protein MVGHDTLRMAELGRTRDRAAPGDGDRAAVGEGIPSKGRDADPDRFGVAMLEGSRDECIVFILDHTEYKRSQREKEGLLEQLRVLNTQLEERVRARTAELSAMLKEREILLQEVHHRVKNNLQVISSLINIQLRKLEERASRSALEECQTRVQAIALIHEKLYQFQDYARVPFSEYAKSLAGNVLHAAGIAPANISLELAVEDLTIAVDRAIPCGLVLNELMTNALKHAFPDGRCGTIRVTLSRLGGGFLRLSVRDDGIGLPADTDFRRTGSLGLQLVSTLAEQLEGTVSVHNELGTTFELTFPAD